A DNA window from Xanthomonas campestris pv. campestris str. ATCC 33913 contains the following coding sequences:
- a CDS encoding PepSY domain-containing protein, protein MFKTVVFQLHWLLGITAGLVLSVMGLTGALMSFENGIVRLANPAIAQLAERHAAGQAPLPVDALVRRLDLAPGQGITRMLIDPTGGRPSTVRLAGKPGGRVYFDPYTGARVGAPRLSGAFAFIEDLHRHLTAGERGQAITGASTLVLLFFCASGLYLRWPRRWWSLRTWWAVEWRRQGRSFLWSLHAVFGTWCLLVYLLIALTGLTWSYTWYRDGMVALLGTEPAMRGDGRGHRPPPVDFARVQRTLDGIAGTRSAAMDLRIPTRAGQPLSVRFLPDAPAHDRAYDNLELDAHSGVLLRRQDYARLPLGQQLLVSMFPLHSGSFFGLPGRIVVLLASAGMSVFFVTGWMLYLDRRRKKRELRAAREVLQSAPPASQAAPWLIGFASQSGFAERLAWQAAGHLQSAGVPVQVRSLAQLDAAQLQQSRHALFVISTFGDGEPPDAARGFEREMLRQTLALPQLAYAVLALGDRQYARFCGFSRRIEQWLEAQGARALFPAVEMDQTDPQALAQWHAQLAQVSGAPLAAVPLARPALMDWPVRSRTQLNPGSVGAPIWQVDLQPPAGAQWLAGDILEVQPAHADAAVRACLQAWGLAADALVHVDAQLLPLHQAAAERVLPEPPAQPPVPGTVAQAWLDGCAWLPTRDYSIASVPADGSAQVVVRLTTRADGSPGLGSGWLVCHAPLGAPVRARLRTNPGFHRVDGAPLVLIGNGTGIAGLRALLRDAELAGVHGHWLLFGERHRAHDRLFGDELQAWQAAGHLQELDWVFSRDQADKRYVQHRLRERGEALRHWIDRGAVIYVCGSLDSMAREVDAALREILGETRLELLTAAGRYRRDVY, encoded by the coding sequence GTGTTCAAGACGGTTGTGTTCCAACTGCACTGGTTGCTGGGCATCACTGCCGGGCTGGTGCTTTCCGTCATGGGACTGACCGGCGCGCTGATGTCCTTCGAGAACGGGATCGTGCGCCTGGCCAACCCGGCCATCGCGCAGCTGGCCGAGCGGCATGCCGCCGGGCAGGCGCCACTGCCCGTGGATGCGCTGGTGCGCCGGCTCGACCTGGCGCCGGGGCAGGGCATCACCCGCATGCTGATCGACCCGACCGGTGGGCGCCCGTCCACGGTGCGTCTGGCCGGCAAGCCCGGCGGCCGTGTGTATTTCGATCCCTACACCGGCGCGCGCGTGGGCGCGCCACGGCTGAGCGGGGCATTCGCCTTTATCGAAGACCTGCACCGGCATCTCACCGCCGGCGAGCGCGGCCAGGCCATTACCGGCGCCAGTACGCTGGTCCTGCTGTTCTTCTGCGCCTCGGGCCTGTATCTGCGCTGGCCGCGTCGCTGGTGGAGCCTGCGGACCTGGTGGGCGGTGGAATGGCGGCGGCAGGGGCGCAGTTTTCTGTGGAGCCTGCATGCGGTGTTCGGCACCTGGTGCCTGCTGGTGTATCTGCTGATTGCCTTGACCGGGCTGACCTGGTCTTACACCTGGTACCGCGACGGCATGGTGGCGCTGCTGGGTACTGAGCCGGCGATGCGCGGCGATGGACGCGGGCACCGGCCGCCCCCGGTGGATTTCGCTCGTGTGCAGCGCACCCTCGACGGGATCGCGGGAACCCGCAGCGCGGCGATGGATCTGCGCATTCCCACCCGCGCCGGTCAGCCGCTGAGCGTGCGTTTCCTGCCGGATGCGCCTGCGCATGATCGCGCCTACGACAACCTGGAGCTGGATGCGCACAGCGGCGTGCTGTTGCGGCGCCAGGACTACGCCCGCCTGCCGCTTGGCCAGCAACTGTTGGTGAGCATGTTCCCGCTGCATTCGGGCAGTTTCTTCGGCCTGCCTGGGCGCATCGTGGTGCTGCTGGCCAGTGCGGGCATGTCGGTGTTCTTCGTGACCGGCTGGATGCTGTATCTGGATCGCCGGCGCAAGAAGCGCGAGCTGCGCGCAGCGCGCGAGGTGCTGCAGAGCGCGCCGCCCGCCTCGCAGGCCGCGCCGTGGCTGATCGGGTTTGCCAGTCAAAGCGGATTTGCCGAGCGGCTGGCCTGGCAGGCGGCCGGCCATCTGCAATCGGCCGGGGTACCGGTGCAGGTGCGCTCGCTGGCACAACTGGATGCGGCGCAACTGCAGCAGTCGCGGCATGCGCTGTTTGTCATCAGCACCTTCGGTGACGGCGAGCCGCCGGATGCGGCGCGCGGATTCGAGCGCGAGATGCTGCGGCAGACACTGGCATTGCCACAGCTGGCCTACGCAGTGCTGGCATTGGGCGACCGGCAGTACGCGCGGTTTTGCGGGTTTTCGCGGCGTATCGAACAGTGGCTGGAGGCGCAGGGCGCACGTGCGCTGTTCCCGGCGGTGGAAATGGACCAGACCGATCCGCAGGCCCTGGCGCAATGGCACGCGCAGCTGGCGCAGGTCAGCGGCGCGCCGCTGGCGGCCGTGCCGCTGGCACGCCCGGCGCTGATGGACTGGCCGGTGCGGTCGCGGACCCAGCTCAATCCAGGCAGCGTGGGCGCACCGATCTGGCAGGTGGACCTGCAACCGCCGGCAGGGGCGCAGTGGTTGGCCGGCGACATCCTGGAAGTGCAACCTGCGCATGCCGACGCCGCCGTGCGCGCCTGCCTGCAAGCTTGGGGCTTGGCGGCCGATGCGCTGGTGCATGTGGACGCGCAATTGCTGCCGCTGCACCAGGCCGCCGCCGAACGCGTGCTGCCCGAGCCGCCTGCGCAGCCGCCGGTGCCCGGCACGGTGGCGCAGGCCTGGCTCGATGGCTGCGCGTGGCTGCCGACGCGTGACTATTCCATCGCCAGCGTGCCCGCCGATGGCAGCGCGCAGGTGGTGGTGCGGCTGACCACGCGCGCCGATGGCAGCCCGGGCCTGGGCTCTGGCTGGCTGGTCTGCCATGCGCCGCTGGGCGCACCGGTGCGCGCACGCCTGCGCACCAATCCCGGCTTCCACCGTGTGGACGGTGCGCCGCTGGTGCTGATCGGCAATGGCACCGGCATTGCCGGATTACGCGCGTTGTTGCGCGACGCCGAGCTGGCGGGCGTGCACGGCCACTGGCTGCTGTTCGGCGAACGCCATCGCGCGCACGACCGCTTGTTCGGCGATGAATTGCAGGCCTGGCAGGCCGCCGGACACCTGCAGGAACTGGATTGGGTGTTCTCGCGCGACCAGGCCGACAAGCGCTATGTGCAGCACCGTCTGCGCGAGCGCGGCGAGGCGCTGCGGCACTGGATCGACCGCGGCGCCGTCATTTATGTGTGCGGCAGCCTGGACAGCATGGCGCGTGAGGTGGATGCGGCCCTGCGCGAGATCCTGGGCGAGACGCGGCTGGAGTTACTCACTGCCGCCGGCCGGTATCGACGCGACGTGTATTGA
- the hemB gene encoding porphobilinogen synthase, whose product MAHPHYRPRRMRHDAFSRRLMRENTLTTDDLIWPVFVHELPGRAPIASMPGVERLSLDELLREAENALELGIPVIDLFPVIDPAGKSLDAAEAWNPDGLAQRAVRALKARFPELGIMTDVALDPYTTHGQDGLIDAKGYVLNEITVEALVKQSLSHAQAGVDIISPSDMMDGRIGAIRRALDADDHLNVRIMAYSAKYASAFYGPFRDAVGSAGNLGKADKTTYQMDPANSDEAMREIALDLEEGADMVMVKPGMPYLDVVRRVKEEFRVPTFAYQVSGEYAMLKAASANGWLDERKCVLEALMAFKRAGADGVLTYFAPQVARWLRED is encoded by the coding sequence ATGGCCCACCCCCACTACCGTCCCCGCCGCATGCGCCACGATGCGTTTTCGCGCCGGTTGATGCGCGAGAACACGTTGACCACCGACGATCTGATCTGGCCGGTGTTCGTGCATGAGTTGCCAGGGCGCGCGCCGATTGCCTCGATGCCCGGCGTCGAACGTCTGTCGCTTGACGAGTTGCTGCGCGAGGCGGAAAACGCGCTGGAACTGGGCATCCCGGTGATCGATCTGTTCCCGGTGATCGACCCCGCCGGCAAGAGCCTGGACGCGGCCGAAGCCTGGAATCCGGACGGCCTGGCGCAGCGCGCGGTGCGTGCGCTCAAGGCGCGCTTTCCCGAGCTGGGCATCATGACCGACGTGGCGCTGGATCCGTACACCACCCACGGCCAGGACGGTTTGATCGACGCCAAGGGTTATGTACTCAACGAGATCACCGTCGAGGCGTTGGTGAAGCAATCGCTGTCGCATGCGCAGGCGGGCGTGGACATCATTTCGCCCTCGGACATGATGGACGGGCGTATCGGTGCGATCCGCCGCGCGCTGGATGCCGACGACCATCTCAACGTGCGCATCATGGCGTATTCGGCCAAGTACGCCTCCGCGTTCTACGGCCCGTTCCGCGATGCGGTGGGCAGCGCCGGCAATCTCGGCAAGGCCGACAAGACCACCTATCAGATGGACCCGGCCAACAGCGACGAGGCCATGCGCGAGATCGCGCTGGACCTGGAAGAGGGCGCGGACATGGTGATGGTGAAGCCAGGCATGCCGTATCTGGATGTGGTGCGGCGGGTCAAGGAAGAGTTCCGCGTGCCGACCTTCGCCTACCAGGTCAGCGGCGAGTACGCGATGTTGAAGGCCGCCAGCGCCAATGGCTGGCTGGACGAACGCAAGTGCGTGCTGGAAGCGCTGATGGCGTTCAAGCGCGCCGGTGCCGATGGCGTGCTGACCTACTTCGCGCCGCAGGTGGCGCGCTGGCTGCGCGAGGACTAA
- a CDS encoding DUF885 domain-containing protein — MKPLVIAVALALGASLPLHAQNSPATTGTTSAPATPAWVKTSNGYAQLLLSAQAPFQPEYASFFGVPGYDDQVVDLGPNNAKRYREAMATARTALQAKLASERDPNVRQDLQIMIGAATDNIEGSELNERYLLPWNDAPQLVFSGLNGLLSDQTAPDRRAKALDRLKRYVGLVPGTTPTTTLARQRYEEQLGNKTLLQPTEREVEQALANVDTYVAGIGELFAKYKIAGADEALKAMSTQLKDYASWTRSTVLPKARKDTRLPEPLYAYQLKQVGIDIAPQQLIQRAQLEFMETRSAMRQLAPLVAKAKGVQGEDYVQVIRALKRNTIADDQLETHYRGVIDQIDPIIRQQRIVDVPKRPMQMRLGSAAESAAQPAPHFLPAPLIGNTGQQGQFVLPLGNPSAEGGKKEQYDDFNFGSAAWTLSAHEGRPGHELQFTAMVERGVSLARSMFAFNSVNVEGWALYAEAEMVPYEPLDGQLIALQFRLLRAARAMLDPMLNLGLIDRERARQVLEDDVGLSTAMTRQELDRYTVRAPGQAGSYFYGYTRILELRMRTELALGKKFDRLAFNNFLLDQGLLPPDQLAQAVEKQFIPAHANRGRAATEFSKP, encoded by the coding sequence ATGAAGCCTCTCGTGATTGCTGTCGCCCTGGCGCTCGGCGCCTCCCTGCCACTGCACGCGCAAAACAGTCCTGCCACCACCGGCACCACCAGCGCACCCGCCACTCCGGCATGGGTCAAGACCAGCAACGGCTACGCGCAACTCCTGCTGAGCGCCCAGGCACCGTTCCAGCCGGAATACGCCAGTTTCTTCGGCGTGCCCGGCTACGACGATCAGGTGGTCGATCTGGGTCCGAACAACGCAAAGCGCTACCGCGAGGCGATGGCCACCGCGCGCACCGCGCTGCAGGCCAAGCTGGCCAGCGAGCGCGATCCCAACGTGCGCCAGGACCTGCAGATCATGATCGGTGCGGCCACCGACAACATCGAAGGCAGCGAGCTCAACGAGCGCTACCTGCTGCCATGGAACGATGCGCCGCAGCTGGTCTTCAGTGGCCTCAACGGGTTGTTGTCCGACCAGACCGCGCCGGATCGCCGCGCCAAGGCGCTGGACCGTCTCAAGCGCTACGTGGGCTTGGTCCCGGGCACCACTCCGACCACCACCCTGGCGCGCCAGCGCTACGAGGAGCAGCTGGGCAACAAGACCTTGCTGCAGCCGACCGAGCGCGAGGTCGAGCAGGCCTTGGCGAACGTGGACACCTATGTGGCCGGCATCGGCGAGTTGTTTGCCAAGTACAAGATCGCCGGCGCCGACGAGGCGCTCAAGGCCATGTCCACCCAGCTCAAGGACTACGCCAGCTGGACCCGCAGCACCGTGCTGCCGAAGGCGCGCAAGGACACCCGCCTGCCCGAGCCGCTGTATGCCTACCAGCTCAAGCAGGTGGGTATCGACATCGCGCCGCAGCAGCTGATCCAGCGCGCGCAGCTGGAGTTCATGGAAACCCGCTCGGCGATGCGCCAGCTCGCGCCGCTGGTGGCCAAGGCCAAAGGTGTGCAGGGTGAGGACTACGTTCAGGTGATCCGCGCGCTCAAGCGCAACACCATTGCCGATGACCAGCTGGAAACCCACTACCGCGGCGTGATCGACCAGATCGACCCGATCATCCGCCAGCAGCGCATCGTCGATGTGCCCAAGCGGCCGATGCAGATGCGCCTGGGCAGTGCTGCCGAAAGCGCCGCGCAGCCGGCGCCGCACTTCCTGCCCGCACCGCTGATCGGCAACACCGGCCAGCAGGGCCAGTTCGTGCTGCCGCTGGGCAACCCCAGCGCGGAGGGTGGCAAGAAGGAACAGTACGACGACTTCAACTTCGGCTCGGCCGCCTGGACGCTCAGCGCCCACGAAGGCCGCCCGGGGCACGAACTGCAGTTCACTGCGATGGTGGAGCGCGGCGTGTCGCTGGCGCGCAGCATGTTCGCCTTTAACTCCGTCAATGTCGAAGGCTGGGCGCTATATGCCGAAGCCGAGATGGTGCCGTACGAACCGCTCGACGGGCAGCTAATCGCTTTGCAGTTCCGCCTGCTGCGCGCCGCCCGCGCCATGCTCGACCCAATGCTCAACCTGGGCCTGATCGACCGCGAACGCGCCCGCCAGGTGCTCGAAGACGACGTCGGCCTGTCGACCGCCATGACCCGCCAGGAACTGGACCGCTACACCGTTCGCGCCCCCGGCCAGGCTGGCAGTTATTTCTACGGTTACACCCGCATCCTGGAACTGCGCATGCGCACCGAACTGGCCCTGGGCAAGAAGTTCGACCGCCTGGCCTTCAACAACTTCCTGCTCGACCAGGGCCTGCTGCCGCCAGACCAGCTGGCCCAGGCGGTGGAAAAGCAGTTCATTCCAGCGCACGCCAATAGAGGCAGGGCCGCTACAGAATTCAGCAAGCCCTGA
- a CDS encoding cytochrome c oxidase assembly factor 1 family protein, whose translation MSMPPSLPHSATPSPPARRGWWSRHWKWAVPLLALLLIVVLAVSIGALVAGIARVMKSTEPYRVGVLTAQHDPRVATVLGAPIEDGFLPSGNIATSGGGGHATLSVSLHGARGNGTLYIEAERHAGQWHYTSVQVVPDVGDTIALLDAVTAAAGRPRATDAGTDPDIETTDTVAPGKEQHR comes from the coding sequence ATGTCCATGCCCCCATCGCTGCCGCATTCCGCAACACCGTCGCCACCGGCGAGGCGCGGCTGGTGGTCACGGCATTGGAAATGGGCGGTGCCGCTGCTGGCGCTGCTGTTGATCGTGGTCCTGGCCGTCTCCATCGGCGCGCTCGTGGCAGGCATCGCGCGCGTCATGAAATCGACCGAACCCTACCGTGTCGGCGTGTTGACGGCGCAACACGATCCGCGCGTTGCCACCGTACTCGGTGCGCCGATCGAAGACGGCTTCCTCCCCAGCGGCAACATCGCGACCAGCGGTGGTGGCGGACACGCCACCCTCAGCGTGTCGCTGCACGGAGCACGTGGCAACGGCACCCTGTATATCGAAGCCGAGCGCCATGCCGGGCAATGGCACTACACCAGCGTGCAGGTGGTTCCGGACGTCGGCGACACGATCGCATTGCTGGACGCCGTCACGGCTGCCGCCGGCCGGCCACGCGCGACCGATGCCGGGACTGATCCGGATATTGAAACGACCGACACTGTCGCGCCAGGAAAAGAACAACATCGGTAA
- a CDS encoding S9 family peptidase, with amino-acid sequence MRALFAALALMLSTVPMAHAEKLTLEAITGPLPLSGPTLMKPKVAPDGSRVTFLRGKDSDRNQLDLWEYDIASGQTRLLVDSKVVLPGTETLSDAEKARRERQRIAAFAGIVDYQWAPDAHALLFPLGGELYLYDLRKTGSAAVRQLTHGEGFATDAKLSPKGGFVSFVRARNLWVIDLASGKQLQLTRDGSDTIGNGVAEFVADEEMDRHTGYWWAPDDSAIAFARIDESAVPIQKRPEVYADHTEVIDQRYPQAGQPNVTVQLGVIVPRASATPQWIDLGKQADIYLARVDWRDAQRLTFQRQSRDQKTLQLIEATLASGKQRVLITETSPTWVPLTNDLRFLKDGRFLWNSERSGYEHLYVASEDGTTLTPLTSGAWVVDALLAVDEQAGLVYFAGSKDSPTQTHIYAVALGGGAIEKRSASNGTHAASFANNASVYVDTWSNTTTQPQIELFRANGEKIATLLQNDVADPQHPYAKYRQAQRPVEFGTLTAADGSTPLHYRLIKPAGFDPSKRYPVVVYVYGGPAAQTVVDAWPGRGDALFDQYLAQRGYVVFSLDNRGTPRRGRAFGGALYGKQGTVEVDDQLQGVAWLKAQRWVDAARIGVQGWSNGGYMTLMLLAKHSEAYACGVAGAPVTDWGLYDTHYTERYMDLPAGNAAGYREARIATHLDGLRAKLLLIHGMADDNVLFTNSTALMSGLQQRGTPFELMTYPGAKHGLSGKTALHRYKTAEAFLARCLQP; translated from the coding sequence ATGCGCGCCCTGTTCGCCGCCCTTGCCCTCATGCTCAGCACCGTCCCCATGGCCCACGCCGAAAAACTCACTCTGGAGGCCATCACCGGCCCGTTGCCGTTGTCTGGCCCGACGCTGATGAAGCCCAAGGTCGCGCCTGATGGTTCGCGGGTGACCTTCCTGCGCGGAAAGGACAGCGACCGTAACCAGTTGGACCTGTGGGAATACGACATCGCCAGTGGCCAGACCCGGCTGCTGGTGGATTCCAAGGTGGTGCTGCCCGGCACCGAGACCCTGAGCGATGCCGAAAAGGCCCGCCGCGAGCGCCAACGCATCGCGGCCTTCGCCGGCATTGTCGATTACCAATGGGCGCCGGATGCGCACGCGCTGCTGTTCCCGCTGGGCGGCGAGCTGTATCTGTACGACCTGCGCAAGACCGGCAGCGCTGCGGTGCGCCAACTCACGCATGGCGAAGGCTTCGCCACCGATGCCAAGCTCTCGCCCAAGGGCGGCTTTGTCAGTTTCGTGCGGGCGCGCAATCTGTGGGTGATCGATCTTGCCAGCGGCAAACAACTGCAACTGACCCGCGATGGCAGCGACACCATCGGCAATGGCGTGGCCGAATTCGTCGCCGACGAAGAAATGGATCGCCACACCGGGTATTGGTGGGCACCGGACGATTCGGCGATCGCCTTCGCGCGTATCGATGAATCCGCCGTGCCCATCCAGAAGCGCCCGGAGGTCTACGCCGACCACACCGAGGTGATCGACCAGCGCTATCCGCAAGCCGGCCAACCGAATGTCACCGTGCAGCTCGGCGTGATCGTGCCGCGCGCGTCAGCAACGCCGCAGTGGATCGACCTCGGCAAGCAAGCGGACATCTACCTGGCGCGGGTGGACTGGCGCGATGCGCAGCGGCTGACCTTCCAGCGCCAGTCACGCGACCAGAAAACCCTGCAGCTGATCGAAGCCACGCTGGCCAGCGGCAAGCAGCGTGTGCTGATCACCGAGACCTCGCCAACCTGGGTGCCGCTCACCAACGATCTGCGCTTTCTCAAGGACGGCCGCTTTCTCTGGAACTCCGAGCGCAGCGGCTACGAGCACCTGTACGTTGCCTCTGAGGACGGCACCACGCTCACGCCGCTGACCTCCGGCGCCTGGGTGGTGGATGCATTGCTGGCGGTCGATGAGCAGGCTGGCCTGGTGTACTTCGCCGGCAGCAAGGACTCGCCGACGCAAACCCACATCTACGCGGTGGCACTGGGCGGCGGCGCCATCGAAAAACGCTCGGCATCCAACGGCACGCATGCGGCCAGCTTCGCCAACAACGCCAGCGTGTATGTGGATACGTGGTCCAACACCACCACGCAGCCGCAGATCGAACTGTTTCGCGCCAATGGCGAAAAGATCGCCACCTTGTTGCAGAACGATGTGGCCGACCCGCAGCATCCCTATGCCAAATACCGCCAGGCGCAGCGCCCGGTGGAATTCGGCACGCTCACTGCCGCCGATGGCAGCACGCCGTTGCACTACCGGCTGATCAAGCCGGCCGGTTTCGACCCGTCAAAACGCTATCCGGTCGTAGTGTATGTCTACGGCGGCCCGGCCGCGCAGACCGTGGTCGATGCCTGGCCCGGTCGTGGCGATGCGCTGTTCGATCAATACCTGGCGCAGCGTGGCTACGTGGTGTTTTCGCTGGACAACCGCGGCACCCCGCGGCGTGGCCGCGCGTTCGGTGGCGCGCTGTACGGCAAGCAGGGCACGGTGGAAGTGGACGACCAGTTGCAGGGCGTGGCGTGGTTGAAAGCGCAACGCTGGGTGGACGCGGCACGCATCGGCGTGCAGGGCTGGTCCAACGGCGGTTACATGACCTTGATGCTGCTGGCCAAGCACAGCGAGGCGTATGCCTGCGGGGTGGCGGGCGCACCGGTCACCGATTGGGGCCTGTACGACACCCATTACACCGAGCGCTACATGGACCTGCCTGCCGGCAACGCGGCCGGTTATCGCGAGGCACGCATCGCCACCCACCTGGATGGCCTGCGCGCCAAGCTGCTGCTGATCCACGGCATGGCCGACGACAATGTGCTGTTCACCAACTCCACCGCGCTGATGAGCGGCCTGCAACAACGCGGCACGCCATTCGAACTGATGACCTATCCCGGCGCCAAGCATGGGTTGTCGGGCAAGACCGCATTGCATCGCTACAAGACGGCAGAAGCGTTCCTGGCGCGTTGCCTGCAGCCCTGA
- a CDS encoding glutathione binding-like protein, with protein MIDLYYWPTPNGHKVTLFLEEAGLAYTLKPVNIGKGAQFEPAFLQISPNNKMPAIVDHAPAGGGAPLSVFESGAILLYLAEKTGRFLPRDARGRIAALEWLFWQMGGLGPMSGQMGHFTVYAPEKIPYAIERYNAEVRRLHGVLDKRLAEHAFLAGPEYGIADMASYPWIEVYGDLKPDYAAFPHVKRWHDAIAARPAAQRAYALKDKVNPDAGKPLSEEERKHLFGKR; from the coding sequence ATGATCGACCTGTACTACTGGCCCACCCCCAATGGCCACAAGGTCACCTTGTTTCTGGAAGAGGCCGGGCTGGCGTACACGCTCAAGCCGGTCAATATCGGCAAGGGCGCCCAGTTCGAGCCGGCCTTCCTGCAGATTTCGCCCAACAACAAGATGCCGGCCATCGTGGACCACGCACCGGCCGGCGGTGGCGCGCCGCTGAGCGTGTTCGAGTCCGGCGCGATCCTGCTGTACCTGGCCGAGAAGACCGGGCGCTTTCTGCCGCGCGACGCACGCGGCCGCATCGCGGCGCTGGAATGGCTGTTCTGGCAGATGGGCGGGCTGGGCCCGATGAGCGGCCAGATGGGCCACTTCACTGTCTATGCGCCGGAAAAGATTCCCTACGCGATCGAACGCTACAACGCCGAGGTGCGCCGGCTGCATGGCGTGCTCGACAAGCGCCTGGCCGAGCACGCGTTCCTGGCCGGCCCGGAATACGGCATCGCCGACATGGCCAGCTACCCGTGGATCGAAGTGTATGGCGACCTCAAGCCGGACTATGCCGCGTTCCCTCATGTGAAGCGCTGGCACGACGCCATCGCCGCACGCCCGGCCGCCCAGCGCGCGTACGCGTTGAAGGACAAGGTCAACCCGGATGCCGGCAAGCCGCTGAGCGAGGAAGAGCGCAAGCACCTGTTCGGCAAGCGCTGA